In Sphaeramia orbicularis chromosome 14, fSphaOr1.1, whole genome shotgun sequence, the following are encoded in one genomic region:
- the LOC115433203 gene encoding E3 ubiquitin-protein ligase TRIM39-like, producing MAAAGCVRSEDQFLCSICVEVFTDPVTIPCGHNFCKSCISEHWGVNVPYQCPMCKEVFNTKPQLKINTFISEMVAQFRHEAEHEAVVDHKNHEFVPLKDEHEEQKPDLKKTEAEIQQMIQERQLKIQEIQQSVELSQNAADTEEAEGVEVYTALMESVPRSLDQFKEKIQEKQRSTEKQAEDFIKELEQEICELKKRTAPSMKTWTKVSVRPPSYEGTVVRALYQLEDTLREDMKEKKEKVVEAELKRVQEYEMDVTLDPDTAHPNLLLSDDGKQVHYGDERKNLPDKPQRFCHGLCVVAKQSFSSGRFYFEVQVKGKTDWTLGVVSESINRKEGILPRPRFGYWTICLINGNLYIAAADPCVCLSVKSDLQKVGVFVDYEEGLVSFYDVDSSVLFYSFTGCCFSDKLLPIFDPGRSANPNAGGLNSAPLIITPVTH from the exons ATGGCTGCTGCCGGTTGTGTCCGATCTGAAGATCAGTTCCTGTGTTCCATCTGTGTGGAAgtcttcactgatccagtcacaataccatgtggacacaacttctgcaaatccTGCATCTCTGAACACTGGGGGGTTAATGTCCCATATCAGTGTCCCATGTGTAAAGAGGTtttcaacacaaaacctcagctGAAGATCAACACGTTCATCTCAGAGATGGTGGCTCAGTTCAGACATGAAGCTGAACATGAAG CTGTTGTAGACCACAAGAACCATGAGTTTGTTCCTCTGAAAGACGAACATGAAGAACAGAAGCCAGATCTGAAGAAGACCGAAGCTGAAATTCAGCAGATGATCCAGGAGAGACAACTGAAGATCCAGGAGATCCAACAGTCAGTGGAGCTCAGTCAGAACGCTGCAGACACAGAGGAAGCAGAAGGTGTTGAGGTCTACACTGCTCTGATGGAGTCTGTTCCAAGAAGTCTGGATCAGTTCAAAGAGAAGATCCAAGAAAAGCAGAGGAGCACTgagaaacaggctgaagacttcatcaaagagctggaacaggaaatctgtgagctgaagaagagaa ctgctccatccatgaagacctggacaaaGGTCAGTGTCCGTCCACCATCATATGAGGGGACTGTGGTGAGAGCTCTGTATCAGCTGGAGGACACACTCAGAGAAGAcatgaaggagaagaaggagaaggtggTTGAAGCTGAGCTGAAGAGAGTCCAAGAGTATGAGATGGATGTGACTCTGGATCCAGACACAGCCCATCCTAACCTCCTCCTGTCTGATGatggaaaacaggttcattaTGGTGATGAAAGGAAGAACCTTCCAGACAAACCACAGAGATTCTGTCATGGCCTTTGCGTCGTAGCGaagcagagtttctcttcaggcaggtttTACTTCGAGGTTCAGGTCAAAGGAAAGACTGACTGGACTTTAGGAGTGGTCAGCGAGTCCATCAACAGGAAAGAAGGGATCCTACCGAGACCTCGGTTCGGATACTGGACCATCTGTTTGATAAATGGAAATCTGTACATAGCTGCTGCTGAtccttgtgtctgtctgtctgtgaagtCTGATCTtcagaaggtgggggtgtttgtggattatgaggagggtctggtctccttttatgacgTAGATTCTTCAGTTCTCTTCTACTCCTTCACTGGCTGCTGCTTCAGTGATAAACTCCTACCAATTTTCGATCCAGGTCGATCAGCTAACCCTAACGCTGGAGGTCTaaactctgctcctctgatcatcactcctgtcACACACTGA